A section of the Leptospira kobayashii genome encodes:
- a CDS encoding PAS domain-containing sensor histidine kinase: MSASSLDPFSSEKTDKIDKLLLAYETLENIGQGVVIGRFSSNDNSYKILFHNEQADHFLTTDLLPNIIKPTLRINRKESGLFGIQRSGKIISLEYALFLIPSLSDDTSFVFSCILTDRTNEEEEKRKKELKLKFQSTLNNINASISDLRNGPIILKRILTMICKTVEAESLVYMGKKGIIFPDELGEGEQIEKDWIQFFKIGNPDIKKQRTFSEIQSLFEEKSPHILYWEKRGDQADLYFPIYFGGLWSGCIFFSNLNSYWEEENDDLYKLKFLLESYIDRYQTQKQLLIFESIYYQTSEAVLISTYSKETIDIKIVFANPSFIKLTGYSLPELLGQKITFLSEKYDLEVIDEFKETIRRGESVQKEIIGYTKAGKQFDCLINISVIRDPSGNITHTLTILRDITEKKKQDNEMARRLRFEIGVASASQVLTQPNTDYETLSQALSQLLVFTEMESVFLLKHEWNDKNENIFTLILEETKSHTYLGYRSLLIEESWEKHNLGRWVKLLFDGKIVSGKAENFAEKEQWYFERGVSFLILFPIVIKGEFFGVLGWEKSDTQFDFEEEDILLYRTVTTWIGHYLERKINAEELNKYQTHLEDLVKERTADLLRAKDSAESASKLKSDFLARMSHELRTPLNSIIGFTQLIQIPESDPLGKKYLDYIHGSGNNLLKLINGILDLSKMDAGKMPIQIAQVNLQETIKSVTGMMIPQANANNIEIKFSEGDIELQKIRTDSQKLTQILVNILSNAVKYSPPNSTVTIFHKITQDHFEVTIEDQGNGISKNQQEMLFESFTRLPAVDQTEIQGTGLGLAITKKFVELLGGQIEVQSELGKGSSFKVVLPNSK; encoded by the coding sequence GTGTCCGCATCTTCGTTAGATCCATTTTCTTCGGAGAAAACAGACAAGATCGACAAATTATTACTCGCATACGAGACTCTTGAAAACATAGGCCAAGGAGTTGTGATCGGTAGATTTTCTTCCAATGACAATTCCTACAAAATCCTTTTTCACAACGAACAAGCGGATCATTTTCTAACTACGGATCTTCTCCCCAATATAATCAAACCTACTTTAAGAATAAATCGGAAAGAATCCGGTCTATTCGGAATACAAAGATCAGGAAAGATTATATCATTAGAATATGCTTTATTTCTAATTCCCTCCCTTTCGGATGACACTTCCTTCGTTTTTTCCTGCATCTTAACCGACAGAACAAATGAAGAGGAAGAAAAACGAAAAAAAGAACTAAAACTTAAATTTCAATCCACTCTCAATAATATAAATGCGAGTATTTCCGATCTTCGCAACGGTCCGATCATTTTAAAAAGAATCTTGACTATGATTTGTAAGACGGTGGAAGCGGAAAGCCTTGTTTATATGGGTAAAAAAGGGATTATTTTTCCCGACGAACTGGGAGAAGGAGAACAAATTGAAAAAGACTGGATTCAATTCTTTAAAATCGGAAATCCGGATATAAAAAAGCAAAGAACTTTTTCCGAAATCCAAAGTCTATTCGAAGAAAAAAGCCCTCATATTTTATATTGGGAAAAACGGGGAGATCAAGCGGATCTTTATTTTCCGATCTATTTCGGAGGTTTGTGGAGCGGATGTATTTTTTTCTCAAATCTCAATTCATACTGGGAAGAGGAAAATGATGATCTTTATAAACTTAAATTTTTACTGGAATCCTACATAGACAGGTACCAAACCCAAAAACAATTACTCATATTCGAATCCATCTATTACCAGACTTCGGAAGCGGTTTTGATATCCACATATTCGAAAGAAACAATCGATATTAAGATCGTGTTTGCAAACCCGAGCTTTATTAAACTGACAGGATATTCTTTACCTGAATTATTGGGTCAAAAAATCACATTCCTTTCCGAAAAATACGATCTGGAAGTCATAGATGAGTTCAAAGAAACCATTCGAAGAGGAGAAAGTGTTCAAAAAGAAATCATAGGTTATACGAAAGCCGGAAAACAATTCGATTGTCTGATCAATATCTCCGTGATCCGGGACCCTAGCGGAAATATAACGCATACTCTAACGATACTACGAGACATTACGGAAAAGAAAAAACAAGATAACGAAATGGCGAGAAGACTTCGTTTTGAAATCGGAGTCGCTTCCGCTTCCCAAGTTCTAACGCAACCTAACACAGATTATGAAACCCTATCTCAGGCATTAAGCCAACTTCTGGTTTTCACGGAAATGGAATCCGTTTTTTTACTGAAACATGAATGGAATGATAAAAATGAAAATATATTCACTCTAATTCTGGAAGAAACCAAATCCCACACCTATCTTGGTTATAGAAGTCTACTCATCGAAGAAAGTTGGGAAAAACATAACCTGGGACGTTGGGTAAAACTTTTGTTCGACGGAAAGATCGTTTCCGGAAAAGCGGAAAATTTTGCGGAGAAGGAACAATGGTATTTCGAAAGAGGAGTCAGTTTTTTAATATTATTCCCCATAGTCATCAAGGGAGAATTCTTCGGTGTTTTAGGTTGGGAAAAATCCGATACCCAATTTGATTTTGAAGAAGAAGACATCCTACTCTACCGAACCGTAACGACCTGGATCGGCCATTATCTGGAGAGAAAGATCAATGCGGAAGAGCTAAATAAATACCAGACTCATTTGGAAGATTTGGTAAAAGAAAGAACCGCTGATTTGCTTAGAGCGAAAGATTCAGCAGAGTCGGCGAGTAAGTTAAAATCGGATTTTTTAGCCCGAATGAGCCATGAACTCCGAACTCCATTGAATTCCATCATCGGCTTTACCCAGCTGATTCAAATCCCCGAATCCGATCCTTTGGGTAAAAAATATTTGGATTACATTCACGGTTCGGGAAATAACCTTCTCAAACTGATTAATGGGATTTTGGATCTATCTAAAATGGATGCAGGTAAAATGCCGATCCAAATAGCACAGGTTAATTTACAAGAAACGATCAAATCGGTTACGGGAATGATGATCCCGCAAGCAAACGCGAACAATATCGAGATCAAATTCTCTGAAGGAGACATAGAACTTCAAAAAATCCGAACGGATTCCCAAAAACTGACTCAAATCCTTGTAAACATCCTTTCCAATGCAGTAAAGTATTCTCCCCCTAATTCAACTGTGACCATATTCCATAAAATCACCCAAGACCATTTTGAAGTGACGATAGAGGATCAAGGAAATGGCATTTCTAAAAATCAACAAGAGATGTTATTCGAAAGTTTCACAAGACTTCCCGCCGTAGATCAAACGGAAATTCAGGGAACAGGACTTGGGCTTGCCATCACGAAAAAGTTCGTGGAACTACTAGGTGGTCAAATTGAGGTGCAAAGTGAACTGGGAAAGGGGTCCAGTTTCAAGGTGGTTCTACCAAACTCTAAATAA
- a CDS encoding response regulator, whose product MMTSHNDDLFFSPKERKKITSLRRRPNLPILIVEDLEENQMLLAGVCDQMQVAYKIANNGQEALDLCAKETFSVFLVDLMMPVMDGKTFIKIIKEKIPDSVILVQTALDGSEQIIEIMRMGVYDYIIKPINLELFKQTLEQSLEYRYLRDIEKKLLLDESKELRDQLEWLNYKETSRKTSDNSIDMNSIFNLKTTLSQGSGFGAMTTIIDSIKSLLVPIEESHYKIDKGLFDLLLENNRHTKSMIRGLEQAVFQLDRKLDLLPIQSSEIIQEIPGIAEQLESHIKNKGLKINLPIFKGDMSLSGDLPSLKIVLKELLLNAIKYAPPNSNIDTFVTLVEGYFCLSIKNKIIDDTYGNIPTDIQKNLILPFFRVHPPVEEVHEDEPFSLGLGLTIVDYTANKHNGMFFIRNATDHTSEEISLCVIAELFLPIQNNIKEKP is encoded by the coding sequence ATGATGACTTCCCACAATGATGATTTATTCTTCTCTCCGAAAGAAAGAAAAAAGATAACCTCATTAAGAAGGCGACCAAACCTTCCTATTTTGATAGTCGAGGACTTGGAAGAAAATCAAATGCTTCTTGCTGGTGTCTGCGATCAAATGCAAGTAGCCTATAAAATTGCAAATAACGGCCAAGAGGCTTTGGATCTTTGTGCAAAGGAAACTTTCAGTGTTTTTTTAGTGGATCTAATGATGCCCGTTATGGATGGAAAAACATTCATCAAAATCATCAAAGAAAAAATCCCCGATTCGGTCATTTTAGTGCAAACCGCACTCGACGGTTCCGAGCAAATTATAGAGATCATGCGGATGGGTGTTTATGATTACATCATAAAACCAATCAATCTAGAATTGTTCAAACAGACTTTGGAACAATCGCTTGAATACAGATACCTGCGAGATATTGAAAAAAAATTATTACTGGATGAAAGCAAGGAACTCAGGGATCAACTGGAATGGCTCAATTACAAAGAGACCTCAAGAAAAACTTCCGATAATTCCATTGATATGAATTCCATCTTCAATCTGAAAACGACTTTGTCCCAAGGTTCCGGTTTTGGGGCCATGACAACAATCATTGATTCCATAAAATCGCTATTAGTTCCGATCGAAGAAAGTCATTATAAAATAGATAAAGGACTCTTCGATTTACTTTTGGAAAACAACCGTCATACAAAATCGATGATACGCGGCTTGGAACAAGCTGTATTCCAATTGGATAGAAAACTAGACTTACTCCCAATCCAATCCTCGGAAATCATCCAAGAGATTCCTGGAATCGCAGAACAATTGGAATCCCATATAAAGAACAAAGGTTTAAAGATCAACTTACCTATCTTCAAAGGGGATATGTCACTCTCCGGTGATCTCCCCTCATTAAAAATCGTCCTAAAGGAATTATTATTAAATGCAATCAAGTATGCGCCACCCAACTCAAACATAGACACTTTTGTTACTTTGGTGGAAGGTTATTTTTGTTTATCAATTAAAAATAAAATCATAGATGATACTTACGGAAACATCCCTACAGATATTCAAAAAAATCTGATTTTGCCATTTTTCAGAGTTCATCCTCCCGTCGAGGAAGTTCATGAAGATGAACCTTTCAGCTTGGGTTTAGGCCTCACTATCGTAGACTATACTGCGAACAAACATAATGGTATGTTTTTTATACGAAATGCCACGGATCATACTTCCGAAGAAATCAGTCTTTGTGTCATTGCCGAATTATTTTTACCAATCCAAAACAATATAAAGGAAAAACCATGA
- a CDS encoding response regulator produces the protein MSKKILIIDDSAVFRKIISVHLKNANFELLEANDGLEALKQLSAGTVDLIVSDVNMPNMDGISFIKKIKEDPKHKFTPIIMLTTESQPEKKQQGIDAGAKAWLTKPFSPEELLDTISKLVV, from the coding sequence ATGAGCAAAAAAATTCTAATCATAGATGATTCTGCGGTGTTCAGAAAGATTATTTCGGTTCATTTAAAAAATGCAAATTTCGAATTGCTGGAAGCAAACGATGGACTGGAAGCCTTGAAGCAACTTTCGGCAGGAACGGTAGATTTAATCGTTTCGGACGTAAATATGCCGAATATGGATGGAATCTCTTTTATCAAAAAAATAAAAGAAGATCCAAAACATAAATTCACACCCATCATTATGCTCACTACTGAATCCCAACCGGAAAAGAAACAACAGGGAATCGATGCCGGAGCAAAGGCATGGCTTACAAAACCATTTTCTCCGGAAGAGTTATTAGATACTATCTCCAAATTAGTCGTATAG
- a CDS encoding STAS domain-containing protein, producing MDPVLKFREVESGIESAWEGYLTIPYVSQWKEKLIQIKTKPGSSWNVDLSGIQRIDTAGIQFLLFLKKYSSDKNFELKLHNHSLPVLKIFDLLGLVNHFGDKVKIKKEYANELTFAYGTKKG from the coding sequence ATGGACCCCGTCTTAAAATTCAGAGAAGTAGAATCCGGAATCGAATCTGCTTGGGAAGGTTATCTGACCATTCCGTATGTTTCTCAATGGAAGGAGAAACTAATACAGATCAAGACAAAACCAGGGTCATCATGGAATGTAGACCTTTCGGGTATTCAAAGAATCGATACGGCAGGCATTCAATTTTTATTGTTTCTAAAAAAATACTCCTCCGATAAAAACTTCGAACTCAAACTTCACAACCACTCTCTTCCCGTTTTGAAAATTTTCGATTTACTAGGGTTAGTAAATCACTTCGGAGACAAAGTTAAAATAAAAAAAGAATACGCAAACGAACTCACGTTCGCCTATGGAACGAAAAAAGGTTAA
- a CDS encoding chemotaxis protein CheA produces the protein MERKKVNMDLSEVIDAYFNESDELLRDMESILLRMEKETPDSDSLNALFRAVHTIKGTSGMFSFEETVKFTHIVENLLDDLREFKIPFHKQLTEILLNAKDHLEYLVHTEPKSEITKDRLESGKAILDSLSPYLKKVSTAEKPASEEKSETIESKHIPDKDTIPYFLISFRPNKNVFGHGLDPISFLTYLRKLGEIKFLKTITAELPAIENYNPEESFLGFEISFQSESSLEKIQKVFEFIESDSFLHILPPGANTEDISYLAGQLPEEEIFLGNVWKEMGILNEETLVSYLNHLKPESQNDSQTKKEQEILPNQKEIQTQGTILKVDSKRVDLLINRVGELVVSAANLNQLVSNTDDSNLQESSFLVSRLLNEVREISLKLRMIQIGDIFQKYQRNVRDLGKELKKEINLHIVGKETELDRNIVDKLGDPLVHIIRNACDHGLETPEERIGQGKERAGNIWLNAYHDTGSVVIEIKDDGKGIQSDIVWKKALEKKLVTGNKPDNNEEVYKLLFHPGFSTATSITNVSGRGVGLDVVQKGIEALRGTIHIQSSPNKGSVFTIRLPLTLAIIEGFLVSVGSSLYIIPMEMVLECLDFTEENSDTKNNYFPLRGSLIPYIKMRDIFPQNADYEKKRENIVIVRMGENKAGLVVEQLFGEFQTVIKPMGNVFHNVKGVSGSSILADGKVALILDLPSLFERTVYLEKIRAF, from the coding sequence ATGGAACGAAAAAAGGTTAATATGGATTTGTCCGAAGTAATAGATGCTTATTTTAACGAATCCGATGAACTTCTCAGAGATATGGAATCCATACTCCTTCGAATGGAAAAGGAAACTCCGGATTCGGACTCACTCAATGCTCTCTTTCGTGCGGTACATACCATCAAAGGTACATCGGGAATGTTTAGCTTTGAAGAAACCGTCAAATTTACGCATATCGTAGAAAATCTACTGGATGACCTGAGAGAATTTAAAATTCCATTTCACAAACAACTAACAGAGATTTTATTAAATGCGAAAGATCATCTTGAATATTTGGTTCATACGGAACCGAAGTCGGAAATTACGAAAGATCGTTTGGAATCGGGTAAGGCCATTTTGGATTCCCTTTCTCCTTATCTAAAAAAAGTATCCACCGCTGAAAAACCTGCCTCTGAAGAAAAATCCGAAACAATCGAATCCAAACATATACCCGATAAGGACACTATCCCCTACTTTCTGATTTCCTTTCGTCCGAACAAAAATGTTTTCGGGCATGGTCTCGATCCGATTTCCTTTTTAACCTATCTTAGGAAATTAGGGGAAATCAAATTCCTCAAAACGATCACAGCCGAACTACCTGCAATCGAAAACTATAATCCGGAAGAATCCTTTCTTGGATTTGAAATCAGTTTTCAATCGGAATCCTCTTTGGAGAAAATCCAAAAAGTATTCGAATTCATCGAATCAGACAGTTTTTTACATATACTCCCTCCCGGCGCAAACACGGAAGATATCTCTTATCTTGCGGGTCAACTCCCCGAAGAAGAAATTTTTCTAGGCAATGTTTGGAAAGAGATGGGAATTTTAAACGAAGAAACTTTAGTCAGCTACCTCAATCACCTAAAGCCCGAATCACAAAATGATAGTCAGACGAAGAAGGAACAGGAAATCCTTCCGAACCAAAAGGAGATCCAGACTCAAGGAACCATTTTAAAAGTAGATTCAAAAAGAGTGGATCTGCTCATCAACAGAGTCGGTGAACTTGTGGTGTCGGCTGCCAACTTAAATCAACTGGTTTCCAACACCGACGACTCCAACTTACAAGAATCGTCGTTTCTTGTGAGTCGATTATTGAATGAGGTAAGAGAGATCTCTCTGAAACTCCGAATGATACAAATCGGAGATATTTTTCAAAAATACCAAAGAAACGTAAGGGATCTGGGAAAAGAACTCAAGAAAGAAATCAATTTGCATATTGTCGGTAAGGAAACCGAACTTGACCGAAATATCGTGGATAAATTAGGCGATCCCCTTGTCCATATCATCAGAAATGCATGTGACCATGGATTGGAAACACCGGAAGAAAGAATAGGACAAGGAAAAGAAAGAGCCGGCAATATCTGGCTCAACGCATACCATGACACCGGTTCCGTAGTCATCGAAATCAAAGACGACGGAAAAGGAATTCAATCCGATATCGTATGGAAAAAAGCTCTCGAAAAAAAATTGGTAACCGGAAACAAACCGGATAACAACGAAGAAGTCTACAAATTGTTATTTCATCCAGGCTTTTCTACAGCGACATCTATCACGAACGTATCCGGTAGAGGTGTAGGTTTGGACGTAGTTCAGAAGGGAATCGAAGCTTTAAGAGGGACGATTCACATACAATCGTCCCCTAACAAAGGGAGTGTTTTTACAATTCGTTTGCCCCTCACTCTCGCGATTATAGAAGGATTTTTAGTCAGTGTGGGATCGTCCTTGTACATCATTCCTATGGAAATGGTATTGGAATGTTTGGACTTTACGGAAGAAAATTCGGATACAAAGAACAACTATTTTCCATTACGCGGATCTTTAATTCCGTATATCAAAATGAGAGACATTTTCCCACAAAACGCGGATTATGAGAAAAAAAGAGAGAATATCGTTATCGTCCGGATGGGAGAAAACAAAGCGGGACTAGTCGTAGAACAGCTATTTGGCGAGTTTCAAACAGTGATCAAACCGATGGGTAATGTGTTTCATAATGTAAAGGGAGTGAGCGGATCTTCCATTTTGGCGGACGGCAAAGTGGCCTTGATTTTGGATTTACCTTCGCTTTTCGAAAGAACAGTTTACTTGGAAAAAATAAGAGCATTTTGA